A stretch of Amycolatopsis balhimycina FH 1894 DNA encodes these proteins:
- a CDS encoding DUF4326 domain-containing protein translates to MATTVVNLKGHRGDPEYADVVYVGRAMYRGGWHLAGSKLASPFRPGPDGSRDEVVAKYREYLLDRPDLLALLAGLRGRRLGCWCVPEPCHAQVIADLADHGP, encoded by the coding sequence ATGGCGACCACGGTCGTCAACCTGAAAGGGCACCGGGGCGACCCGGAGTACGCCGACGTCGTCTACGTCGGGCGGGCGATGTACCGCGGTGGCTGGCACCTCGCAGGCTCGAAGCTCGCCAGCCCGTTCCGGCCCGGCCCGGACGGCTCCCGGGACGAGGTCGTCGCCAAGTACCGCGAGTACCTCCTTGACCGGCCGGACCTGCTCGCCCTGCTTGCCGGGCTCCGCGGCCGGCGGCTGGGGTGCTGGTGCGTGCCCGAACCGTGCCACGCCCAGGTGATCGCCGACCTCGCGGATCACGGCCCGTAA
- a CDS encoding STAS domain-containing protein encodes MVPQPRSADRELTTTDWMNAGGHMSLRVLRPGLHTVVVEVTGEIDLSTARRLDEVLQSRIRSQVGEVVIDLSAVTFFSVAGLNSLLRAQLLADTAGAHLTVDAGQSRAVRRLFTLLPTDFDGVSNVRPVR; translated from the coding sequence ATGGTTCCCCAGCCACGCTCGGCCGACCGAGAACTCACCACCACCGACTGGATGAACGCCGGCGGTCACATGTCGCTGCGCGTGCTGCGCCCCGGACTCCACACCGTGGTCGTCGAGGTGACCGGCGAAATCGACCTCAGCACCGCGCGCCGCCTGGACGAAGTCCTGCAGTCCCGCATCCGCAGCCAGGTCGGCGAGGTCGTCATCGACCTCTCCGCCGTCACGTTCTTCTCGGTCGCCGGGCTGAACTCGCTGCTGCGGGCCCAGCTGCTCGCCGACACGGCGGGGGCACACCTCACGGTGGACGCCGGGCAGTCGCGAGCGGTGCGGCGGCTGTTCACCCTGCTCCCGACGGACTTCGACGGCGTCTCGAACGTCCGGCCGGTCCGCTGA
- a CDS encoding response regulator translates to MTELRVLISDDDVMIRDVLREVLDSESDIAVVAVAGDVDEAIRLAERHRPAVAVLDVRMPGGGGARAAREIARCSPGTAILAFSAYADRASIAGLAAAGVTEYLVKGAPNSAIVEAVRRLGGQPPS, encoded by the coding sequence ATGACCGAGCTGCGGGTGCTCATCTCCGACGACGACGTGATGATCCGCGACGTCCTCCGTGAAGTCCTGGACTCCGAGTCCGACATCGCCGTGGTCGCGGTCGCCGGCGACGTCGACGAGGCGATCCGGCTCGCCGAGCGGCACCGGCCCGCGGTCGCCGTCCTCGACGTCCGGATGCCGGGTGGCGGTGGTGCCAGGGCGGCTCGCGAAATCGCCCGGTGCAGTCCGGGTACCGCCATCCTCGCTTTCTCCGCCTACGCCGACCGGGCGTCGATCGCCGGGCTCGCCGCGGCCGGCGTCACCGAGTACCTGGTGAAGGGCGCGCCGAACAGCGCGATCGTCGAGGCCGTCCGGCGGCTGGGCGGTCAGCCACCTTCATAA